One Flavobacterium sp. 90 DNA segment encodes these proteins:
- a CDS encoding electron transfer flavoprotein subunit alpha/FixB family protein translates to MSILIYAESAEGKFKKVAFELASYAKKVAETLGTTVTALTVNISDVSELSKYGVDKVLKVTNDKLAGFTAKAYADVIKQAAEKEGTKVVLLSSTTDSIYLSSLVAVALNAGFASNVVGLPVSTSPFQVKRNAFSNKAFNITEISTDVKVLGLAKNSYGIFESAGSATEEDFNPTIGDNDFGVKVESVEKVTGKVSIADADVVVSGGRGLKGPENWGLVEDLAAVLGAATACSKPVSDLGWRPHSEHVGQTGKPVATNLYIAIGISGAIQHIAGINSSKVKVVINNDPEAPFFKVADYGVVGDAFEIVPQLIEKLKAFKAQHS, encoded by the coding sequence ATGTCAATATTAATATACGCAGAATCTGCAGAAGGAAAATTTAAAAAAGTTGCTTTTGAATTAGCTTCTTACGCTAAAAAAGTAGCAGAAACTTTAGGAACTACCGTAACCGCTTTAACCGTTAACATTAGCGATGTAAGCGAATTATCTAAATACGGAGTTGACAAAGTATTAAAAGTAACAAACGATAAATTAGCAGGTTTTACAGCTAAGGCTTACGCCGATGTTATCAAACAAGCTGCTGAAAAAGAAGGAACAAAAGTAGTTTTACTTTCTTCGACTACAGATAGTATTTATCTTTCATCATTAGTTGCAGTAGCTTTAAATGCTGGTTTTGCATCAAATGTTGTTGGATTACCAGTTAGCACTTCTCCTTTTCAGGTAAAAAGAAATGCTTTCTCAAACAAAGCTTTCAATATTACTGAAATCAGTACAGATGTAAAAGTTCTTGGTTTAGCTAAAAACTCTTACGGAATTTTCGAAAGTGCAGGATCTGCAACTGAAGAAGACTTTAATCCAACAATTGGAGACAATGATTTTGGAGTAAAAGTAGAATCCGTAGAAAAAGTAACCGGAAAAGTTTCTATAGCTGATGCTGATGTAGTAGTTTCTGGTGGACGTGGACTTAAAGGACCTGAAAACTGGGGATTAGTAGAAGATTTAGCTGCTGTACTTGGTGCTGCAACTGCATGTTCTAAACCAGTTTCTGATTTAGGATGGAGACCTCACAGCGAACACGTTGGACAAACAGGAAAACCAGTTGCAACTAACTTATATATTGCAATCGGAATCTCTGGCGCTATCCAGCATATTGCGGGTATTAACTCATCAAAAGTAAAAGTGGTTATCAATAACGATCCTGAAGCTCCTTTCTTTAAAGTAGCAGATTATGGTGTTGTTGGAGATGCATTTGAAATTGTACCTCAGTTAATTGAGAAATTAAAAGCTTTTAAAGCTCAACATTCTTAA
- a CDS encoding bifunctional nuclease family protein, producing MSLVKLSIKGISYSQTQNGAYALILNEVDGERKLPIVIGAFEAQSIAIALEKEIKPPRPLTHDLFKNFAERFDIVVKQVIIHKLVDGVFYSSLICERDKIEEIIDARTSDAIALALRFNAPIFTYKNILDKAGIYLKSNTAETDQGSQEIDDVLSNPETFGHEEETNQSGDLYAKHSLQELNELLDQAVSQEDYEKAAKIRDEISKR from the coding sequence ATGAGTCTAGTAAAATTATCTATAAAAGGAATTTCATACAGTCAAACTCAAAATGGCGCTTATGCCTTAATTTTGAATGAAGTCGATGGCGAAAGAAAATTACCTATAGTCATTGGTGCTTTTGAAGCACAGTCAATTGCTATTGCTTTAGAAAAAGAAATCAAACCTCCTCGTCCGTTAACACACGATTTATTCAAAAACTTCGCCGAAAGATTTGATATTGTCGTAAAACAAGTGATTATTCACAAACTTGTTGATGGTGTTTTTTACTCCAGTTTAATCTGCGAAAGAGATAAAATCGAAGAAATTATCGACGCCAGAACCTCTGATGCAATTGCATTGGCACTACGTTTCAATGCGCCAATTTTTACGTATAAAAACATTTTAGATAAAGCTGGTATTTATTTAAAATCAAATACTGCAGAAACAGATCAGGGTTCTCAGGAAATTGATGATGTACTTTCAAATCCGGAAACTTTTGGACATGAAGAAGAAACAAATCAATCCGGAGATCTTTATGCAAAACATAGCTTACAAGAACTAAACGAACTTTTAGATCAGGCAGTTTCTCAGGAAGATTATGAAAAAGCTGCAAAAATCAGAGACGAAATCTCAAAAAGATAG
- a CDS encoding thymidylate synthase, with product MKQYLDLVKHVLENGNQKGDRTGTGTKSVFGYQMRFDLSEGFPMVTTKKLHLKSIIYELLWFLKGDTNIKYLQENGVKIWDAWADSNGDLGPVYGHQWRNWNSEEIDQISELITELKTNPNSRRMLVSAWNPSVLPDTKKSFEENVANNKAALPPCHAFFQFYVTSPDPEKGETKGKLSCQLYQRSADIFLGVPFNIASYALLTMMIAQVCDLEYGEFIHTFGDAHIYNNHFEQLELQLTREPKPLPKMILNPEIKNIFDFDYNDFTLVDYEPHAGIKGSVAV from the coding sequence ATGAAACAATACTTAGATTTAGTAAAACACGTTTTAGAAAACGGCAATCAAAAAGGAGATCGTACCGGAACCGGAACAAAGAGCGTTTTTGGTTACCAAATGCGTTTTGATTTAAGTGAAGGTTTCCCAATGGTTACTACCAAAAAATTACACTTAAAATCGATCATTTACGAATTGCTTTGGTTTTTAAAAGGCGATACAAATATCAAATATCTTCAGGAAAACGGAGTAAAAATCTGGGATGCATGGGCTGATTCTAATGGAGATTTAGGACCTGTTTACGGACATCAATGGCGCAATTGGAATAGCGAAGAAATTGATCAGATTTCTGAGTTGATTACAGAACTAAAAACAAATCCAAATAGCCGTAGAATGTTGGTTTCTGCATGGAATCCATCGGTTTTACCAGATACAAAAAAATCATTTGAAGAAAATGTAGCAAATAACAAAGCTGCTTTACCTCCTTGTCATGCTTTTTTTCAGTTCTATGTAACAAGTCCTGATCCTGAAAAAGGCGAAACTAAAGGGAAATTATCTTGTCAATTGTACCAGCGAAGTGCTGATATCTTCTTAGGAGTTCCTTTTAATATTGCTTCTTACGCTTTATTGACCATGATGATTGCTCAGGTTTGCGATTTAGAATATGGTGAATTTATTCACACTTTTGGAGACGCACACATTTACAACAATCATTTTGAACAATTAGAATTGCAATTAACCCGTGAGCCAAAACCATTACCAAAAATGATTTTGAATCCTGAGATTAAAAACATCTTTGATTTTGATTATAATGACTTCACCCTTGTAGATTATGAGCCACACGCTGGCATAAAAGGAAGTGTTGCTGTATAA
- a CDS encoding isoamylase early set domain-containing protein gives MSLKKQFIKTKPVVKVTFSIDAKDANSAAVVGDFNNWNIEEGTLSKLKNGTFKATYDLVKDAIYEFKYIIDGSYVNDPEADSYKWNDFAGSENSVLVV, from the coding sequence ATGTCTTTGAAAAAACAATTTATCAAAACAAAGCCGGTAGTTAAAGTAACATTTTCTATTGATGCTAAAGATGCAAATTCGGCTGCGGTTGTAGGAGATTTCAACAACTGGAATATTGAAGAAGGAACTTTAAGTAAGTTAAAAAACGGAACTTTTAAAGCTACTTATGACTTGGTAAAAGATGCAATTTACGAGTTTAAGTACATAATTGACGGAAGTTACGTTAATGATCCTGAGGCAGATTCTTATAAATGGAATGATTTTGCCGGAAGCGAAAACAGCGTTTTAGTTGTATAA
- a CDS encoding 2TM domain-containing protein: MEKEVHEQYEYARRRLKQKKVLYFHFVLFLLGGLFLFVANRFFGFGDSTNQNWCIWVITIWFFLFILHFIKVYITDRFMNKKWEREQIDRLVALQQKRISQLESRINEDTEK; this comes from the coding sequence ATGGAAAAAGAAGTACACGAACAATACGAATATGCCAGGAGAAGACTTAAGCAAAAGAAAGTACTTTATTTTCATTTTGTGCTTTTTCTGTTAGGCGGTTTATTTTTATTTGTTGCCAACAGATTTTTTGGTTTCGGAGATTCGACTAATCAAAATTGGTGTATTTGGGTTATAACAATATGGTTCTTTCTCTTTATTCTGCACTTTATAAAAGTTTACATTACAGACCGGTTCATGAATAAAAAATGGGAAAGAGAACAAATTGACAGACTTGTTGCTTTACAGCAAAAAAGAATCAGTCAATTAGAATCCAGAATAAATGAGGATACAGAAAAATAA
- a CDS encoding dihydrofolate reductase translates to MIIMIAAVAENNALGKNNELVWHLPNDFKRFKSLTTNHHIIMGRKTFESFPKPLPNRVHVIITRQTDYNPEGCIVVDSIEKAIAACPENEDSYIIGGGEIYNLGLPYADIIEITKVHHTFEADTFFPKINDREWQLVETEENFKDDKHLYDYTYETYIKK, encoded by the coding sequence ATGATTATAATGATAGCGGCTGTTGCCGAAAATAATGCCCTTGGAAAAAATAATGAATTGGTTTGGCACTTACCAAATGATTTTAAAAGATTCAAATCGCTTACAACCAATCATCACATAATTATGGGAAGAAAAACTTTTGAGAGTTTTCCTAAACCATTACCTAACCGAGTTCACGTAATAATTACACGCCAAACAGATTATAATCCAGAAGGCTGTATTGTTGTAGACAGTATCGAAAAAGCAATTGCCGCATGTCCTGAAAATGAAGATTCATATATTATTGGTGGAGGAGAAATTTATAATCTGGGATTACCTTATGCAGATATTATCGAAATAACAAAAGTGCATCATACTTTTGAAGCTGATACTTTCTTTCCTAAAATTAATGATCGTGAATGGCAGCTTGTAGAAACGGAAGAAAATTTTAAAGATGACAAACATCTTTATGATTATACTTACGAGACTTACATTAAAAAATAA
- the ubiE gene encoding bifunctional demethylmenaquinone methyltransferase/2-methoxy-6-polyprenyl-1,4-benzoquinol methylase UbiE — translation MSEKITPYKDSSLGKKEQVAQMFDNISGNYDNLNRVISFGIDVKWRKKVLKIVSDTKPKIILDIATGTGDLAILMSQTNAEKIIGLDISAGMLEVGRKKVEEKKLSNVIDLVLGDSENIPFEDNYFDAITVGFGVRNFENLEKGFSEILRVLKPNGVFVILETSVPDKTPYKQGYNFYSKNILPIIGKLFSKDNSAYGYLSESAAAFPYGEKLNNILRKIGFIDVVALPQTFGVATIYSASKK, via the coding sequence ATGTCTGAAAAAATAACTCCATATAAAGACTCTTCTTTAGGCAAGAAAGAGCAAGTTGCCCAAATGTTTGATAACATTTCTGGGAACTACGACAATTTAAACCGCGTAATTTCTTTTGGAATCGATGTTAAATGGCGCAAAAAAGTATTAAAAATTGTTTCGGATACAAAACCAAAAATTATTCTTGATATTGCAACAGGGACCGGCGACTTAGCTATTTTAATGTCTCAAACTAATGCTGAAAAAATAATTGGACTAGATATTTCGGCAGGAATGCTTGAAGTTGGAAGAAAGAAGGTTGAAGAAAAAAAACTATCAAATGTTATTGATTTAGTTTTAGGAGATTCTGAAAACATCCCTTTCGAAGACAACTATTTTGACGCTATAACGGTTGGTTTCGGTGTTCGAAATTTTGAAAATCTGGAAAAAGGTTTTTCTGAAATCTTAAGAGTTTTAAAACCAAATGGTGTTTTTGTAATCTTAGAAACATCTGTACCAGACAAAACACCATATAAACAAGGATATAATTTTTACAGTAAAAACATACTGCCAATTATAGGAAAACTGTTTTCTAAAGACAATTCTGCTTACGGTTATTTGTCTGAATCTGCTGCAGCTTTTCCTTACGGAGAAAAGTTAAACAATATTTTGAGAAAAATTGGGTTTATAGATGTTGTAGCTTTACCTCAAACTTTTGGTGTTGCAACCATTTATTCTGCGTCTAAAAAATAG
- a CDS encoding porin family protein: MKKTVILILLVLLSSKGYSQFAKSMFSKDPIINLENWQKQRLYFGYYLGFNSFDFKFDYKTPVPDDIQVKKTTGFNVGVVADLRLQEYINLRFEPGLYYTKRDLYYPHQPGALESFYLREVNSTYIHFPLLLKFSSLRTGNIRPYLVGGLSTTLNLSSNAKSKDDNFEGKFRVKQWTAAYEVGFGIDFFSEYFIFSPSIRGMFGINDELIRDNPANGPSPWTSNIDSMKSRAILINFTFH; encoded by the coding sequence ATGAAAAAAACTGTAATCTTAATTTTATTAGTCTTATTATCCTCAAAAGGATATTCGCAATTTGCTAAAAGTATGTTTAGCAAAGATCCTATCATTAATCTTGAAAACTGGCAAAAGCAACGTCTGTATTTTGGATATTATTTAGGATTCAACAGTTTCGATTTTAAATTTGACTACAAAACTCCGGTTCCGGATGACATTCAGGTCAAAAAAACAACAGGATTTAATGTTGGAGTTGTTGCCGATTTAAGATTACAGGAATATATCAATTTGAGATTTGAACCAGGATTATATTATACAAAACGTGATTTATATTATCCGCATCAGCCTGGTGCTTTAGAATCTTTTTATCTAAGAGAAGTAAATAGTACTTACATACATTTTCCTTTATTACTAAAATTCTCTTCTTTAAGAACAGGAAACATTCGCCCTTATCTAGTTGGCGGACTTTCTACTACATTAAACTTATCGAGCAATGCAAAATCAAAAGACGATAACTTTGAAGGAAAGTTCAGAGTAAAACAATGGACTGCCGCTTATGAAGTTGGTTTTGGAATTGACTTTTTCTCTGAGTATTTTATTTTCTCTCCTTCGATTAGAGGAATGTTTGGCATAAATGATGAATTAATCCGTGATAATCCTGCAAACGGACCAAGTCCATGGACAAGTAACATTGATTCTATGAAATCCCGAGCAATTTTAATTAATTTTACTTTTCATTAA
- a CDS encoding RNA methyltransferase, with protein sequence MVSKNQIKLISSLHQKKQRFANQLFFAEGVKVIQELLQSNFELEHLYTTLNDFEAVQPSKRTLINDQELKKISALTTPNSCLAVFKIPAENKIIGSGLIIALDDIRDPGNLGTILRLCDWFGIKQIVCSKETVDIYNPKVVQATMGSIARVNVNYVDLKTFINQTNLPVFGTFMDGDNIYQSNLPQNGIIVMGNEANGISAEIENVVTSRLTIPRFGELQKTESLNVATATAIILSEFKRNS encoded by the coding sequence ATGGTTAGTAAAAACCAAATAAAACTTATCTCAAGTTTACATCAAAAAAAGCAACGTTTTGCAAATCAATTATTTTTCGCCGAAGGAGTAAAAGTAATTCAAGAATTGTTGCAATCCAATTTTGAATTAGAGCATTTATATACGACTTTAAATGATTTTGAGGCAGTTCAGCCTTCAAAACGTACTCTTATAAATGATCAGGAACTTAAAAAAATAAGTGCCTTGACTACTCCAAATTCGTGTTTAGCAGTCTTCAAAATTCCTGCCGAAAATAAAATAATCGGTTCAGGTTTGATAATCGCTTTAGATGACATTCGTGATCCTGGAAATTTAGGTACGATTTTACGTCTTTGCGATTGGTTTGGGATTAAACAAATTGTTTGCTCAAAAGAAACAGTTGATATCTATAATCCTAAAGTTGTGCAAGCTACAATGGGTTCTATTGCCAGAGTAAACGTAAATTATGTCGATCTCAAAACTTTTATCAATCAGACTAATTTGCCTGTTTTTGGTACATTTATGGACGGAGATAATATTTATCAATCAAATTTACCTCAAAACGGAATTATCGTTATGGGTAATGAAGCCAATGGTATTTCGGCAGAGATTGAAAACGTAGTTACAAGCCGACTCACAATTCCCAGATTTGGTGAGCTGCAAAAAACCGAAAGTTTAAATGTAGCAACCGCGACGGCAATTATCCTTAGTGAGTTTAAACGAAACAGTTAG
- a CDS encoding BamA/TamA family outer membrane protein gives MKKNSTKIIAFILIATFICACNAVKRVPDGKNLLVKNNILVNGKATNDETAANQMYQKPNGTLLGFKLRLNLYNLANLNPDSTYKAKFKNHPGLYERQSKLLSAKQVDRLGQSFLYKGIHEFLKNTGEAPVIIDTAKTKKSLLRLKFYYFNNGFFNVATDYTIDSVARKKAKINYNITTGPAYILDTIKTNIMTPALDSLYKTNPEASLLKSGNQYKTSDFEEEKNRITTYFRNHGAYYFQPTYVTFDIDTIGKKNKADVTLIVNNNNIQEKDSSRTEPFKLYKISDVNIYTDYSAANAKTKITDSTTYNNFNLYSYKKLKYKPRAITDAVFINKGSTFSDTRTTLSSRYLNNLKIFNYPSIQYEVDKRDSTAQSLIANVYLTPRKKYSFGATFDVTHSNIQDFGIGASISETIRNVFNRAETLEISTRLNIGSSKDMANPNNNFFNVSEYGVDLKLNFPRILMPFGTEKIIPKRMIPSTSITAGFSKQRNIGLDKENFTGGLAYNWSPKKNNTAKLELLNAQFVRNLNPGNYFNVYTSSYNELNGIAGTYNTNPQNIDDQGNLIISSGTTAFTREVLTDQTTLRPGDTDYKNVESIEERRIRLTENDFILATSYSFTKTTKKDLADNTFYQFKTKIESAGTLLSAISSIGNLPKNANGNYEIFNLEYSEYIKTEFDYIKHWDFGKEKVLAVRSFFGIAIPFGNSNYIPFSRSYYSGGSNDNRAWQPYALGPGSTNAVNDFNEANMKIAMSAELRFKIFGDVKGAVFADAGNIWNVLDNVIDEKAKFDSVNDLAEIALGTGFGLRYDLSFFVIRLDLGFKTYNPAHEKGDRWFKEYNFGHSVLNFGINYPF, from the coding sequence TTGAAAAAGAATTCCACAAAAATAATAGCATTTATTCTAATAGCAACATTTATTTGCGCTTGTAATGCCGTAAAAAGAGTTCCCGATGGAAAAAACCTTCTTGTAAAAAATAATATTCTTGTAAATGGAAAGGCTACAAATGACGAAACCGCTGCAAATCAAATGTATCAAAAACCAAACGGTACTTTGCTTGGTTTTAAATTACGTCTTAATTTATACAATTTAGCCAACTTAAATCCAGATTCTACTTATAAAGCAAAATTCAAAAACCATCCCGGACTTTACGAACGTCAATCCAAATTATTATCTGCAAAACAAGTAGATCGTCTTGGACAATCATTTCTTTATAAAGGTATTCATGAATTCTTGAAAAATACGGGTGAAGCTCCGGTTATTATTGATACCGCAAAAACAAAGAAATCATTACTTCGTTTGAAATTTTACTATTTCAATAATGGTTTTTTTAATGTTGCTACAGACTATACAATCGATAGTGTTGCTAGAAAAAAGGCCAAAATAAACTATAATATTACCACAGGCCCAGCTTATATTCTTGATACTATCAAAACTAATATAATGACACCTGCATTAGATTCATTGTATAAAACCAATCCAGAAGCGTCTCTTTTAAAATCCGGAAATCAATATAAAACTTCAGATTTTGAAGAAGAAAAAAACCGTATAACCACCTATTTTAGAAATCACGGTGCTTATTATTTCCAACCTACATATGTTACTTTTGATATTGATACCATTGGAAAAAAGAACAAGGCCGATGTAACTTTAATTGTAAATAACAATAATATTCAGGAAAAAGATTCAAGCAGAACTGAACCGTTTAAATTGTACAAAATTAGTGATGTCAACATTTATACTGATTATTCAGCGGCAAATGCAAAAACTAAAATCACCGATAGTACAACTTATAATAATTTCAATTTATACAGTTACAAGAAATTAAAGTATAAACCGCGCGCTATTACGGATGCTGTTTTTATTAATAAAGGAAGTACTTTCTCAGATACAAGAACGACTCTTTCTTCAAGATATTTAAACAACTTAAAAATCTTCAATTATCCTTCGATTCAATATGAAGTTGACAAACGCGACTCAACAGCACAATCTCTTATTGCGAATGTGTACTTGACGCCAAGAAAAAAATATAGTTTTGGTGCCACTTTTGACGTAACACATTCTAATATACAGGATTTTGGTATTGGAGCAAGTATTTCTGAAACTATTCGAAATGTATTTAACAGAGCCGAAACACTGGAAATTTCTACACGTTTAAACATAGGTTCTTCTAAGGATATGGCAAATCCAAATAATAACTTTTTTAATGTTTCTGAATACGGTGTCGATTTAAAACTGAATTTCCCTAGAATACTGATGCCTTTTGGAACTGAAAAAATTATTCCGAAAAGGATGATTCCTTCCACGAGTATTACAGCAGGTTTTTCCAAACAAAGAAATATTGGTTTGGACAAAGAAAACTTTACAGGTGGACTTGCTTATAATTGGTCTCCGAAAAAAAATAATACGGCAAAACTGGAATTGCTTAATGCTCAATTTGTTCGAAATTTAAATCCTGGCAATTATTTTAATGTTTATACTTCTTCTTATAATGAATTAAATGGTATTGCCGGAACTTACAACACAAATCCTCAGAATATTGACGATCAGGGAAATTTGATTATATCTTCTGGTACAACAGCATTTACAAGAGAAGTTTTAACCGATCAGACTACATTAAGACCAGGAGATACTGATTATAAAAATGTAGAAAGCATTGAAGAAAGAAGAATTCGTCTGACCGAAAATGACTTTATTCTTGCTACAAGTTATTCGTTTACAAAAACCACAAAAAAAGATCTTGCTGACAATACTTTCTATCAGTTTAAAACAAAAATAGAATCTGCGGGTACTTTATTATCTGCAATTTCAAGCATTGGAAACTTACCTAAAAACGCAAATGGTAACTACGAAATTTTCAACTTAGAATATTCAGAATATATAAAAACAGAATTTGATTATATCAAACACTGGGATTTTGGAAAAGAAAAAGTATTAGCCGTACGAAGCTTTTTTGGAATTGCTATTCCTTTTGGAAATTCAAATTATATTCCGTTTTCACGAAGTTATTATTCGGGAGGTTCAAATGACAATCGTGCATGGCAACCTTATGCATTAGGTCCGGGAAGCACGAATGCTGTAAATGATTTTAACGAGGCAAATATGAAAATTGCCATGAGTGCTGAGCTTCGATTTAAAATTTTTGGAGATGTTAAGGGAGCTGTCTTTGCAGATGCCGGAAATATCTGGAATGTACTCGATAATGTGATCGATGAGAAGGCAAAATTTGACAGCGTAAACGATTTAGCTGAAATTGCATTGGGAACAGGATTCGGTTTAAGATACGATTTAAGCTTTTTTGTAATTCGATTAGATTTGGGCTTTAAGACCTATAATCCAGCACATGAGAAGGGAGATCGTTGGTTTAAAGAATACAATTTTGGTCACTCGGTTTTAAATTTTGGTATAAATTATCCTTTCTAA
- the fbaA gene encoding class II fructose-bisphosphate aldolase: MAHNIKPGVATGDQVQEIFNYAKEKGFALPAVNVTGSSTINGVLETAAKLNAPVIIQFSNGGAQFNAGKGLSNAGEKSAIAGGIAGAKHIHTLAEAYGATVILHTDHCAKKLLPWIDGLLDASEKHFAETGKPLFSSHMIDLSEEPIEENIEICKEYLARMSKMGMTLEIELGITGGEEDGVDNSDVDSSKLYTQPEEVAYAYEELSKISPKFTIAAAFGNVHGVYKPGNVKLTPKILKNSQDYVQNKFNTGHNPVDFVFHGGSGSTLEEIREGISYGVIKMNIDTDLQFAYTEGIRDYMVKNIDYLKSQIGNPEGADVPNKKYYDPRRWVRESEVTFNTRLEQAFADLNNVNTL, from the coding sequence ATGGCACACAATATTAAACCAGGAGTAGCTACAGGAGATCAGGTTCAGGAGATTTTTAATTATGCAAAAGAAAAAGGTTTTGCTTTACCAGCAGTAAACGTTACTGGATCAAGCACAATCAATGGAGTACTTGAAACTGCAGCAAAACTAAACGCGCCAGTTATTATTCAATTTTCAAACGGAGGAGCACAATTTAACGCTGGAAAAGGATTATCAAATGCAGGTGAAAAATCAGCTATCGCTGGTGGAATCGCTGGAGCAAAACACATTCATACTTTGGCAGAAGCTTACGGTGCAACTGTAATTCTTCATACTGACCACTGTGCAAAAAAATTATTACCTTGGATTGATGGTTTATTAGATGCTTCTGAAAAACACTTTGCAGAAACAGGAAAACCATTATTCAGTTCTCACATGATCGATTTATCTGAGGAGCCAATCGAAGAAAACATCGAGATCTGTAAAGAATATTTGGCTAGAATGAGCAAAATGGGAATGACATTAGAAATCGAACTTGGTATTACAGGTGGTGAAGAAGATGGTGTTGACAACTCTGATGTTGATAGCTCAAAATTATACACTCAACCAGAAGAGGTTGCTTATGCTTACGAAGAATTATCTAAAATAAGCCCTAAATTTACAATTGCTGCTGCTTTTGGAAACGTTCACGGTGTTTACAAACCAGGAAACGTAAAATTGACTCCAAAAATCTTAAAAAATTCTCAGGATTACGTACAAAACAAATTCAACACTGGTCACAACCCGGTAGATTTCGTTTTCCACGGAGGTTCAGGTTCTACACTTGAAGAAATCAGAGAAGGAATTAGCTACGGAGTTATCAAAATGAACATTGATACAGATTTACAATTTGCATATACTGAAGGAATTCGTGATTACATGGTTAAAAACATTGACTATTTAAAATCTCAAATTGGTAACCCAGAAGGTGCTGATGTTCCTAACAAAAAATATTATGACCCAAGAAGATGGGTACGTGAAAGCGAAGTGACATTCAATACAAGACTTGAGCAAGCTTTTGCAGACTTGAATAACGTAAATACACTTTAA
- the accD gene encoding acetyl-CoA carboxylase, carboxyltransferase subunit beta, translating to MAWFKRQEKGITTATEDKMDVPKGLWYKSPTGKIIDADELARNLFVSPEDDFHVRIGSATYFEILFDNNDFVELDKNMTSKDPLHFVDTKKYADRLKDVMEKTHLKDAVRTGVGKSKGKELVICCMDFAFIGGSMGAVVGEKIARGIDHAIKNKLPFVMISKSGGARMMEAAYSLMQLAKTSVKLAQLAEAKLPYISLCTDPTTGGTTASYAMLGDINISEPGALIGFAGPRVVRDTTGKDLPEGFQTAEFLLEHGFLDFITPRKELKDKINLYIDLIQNNTIR from the coding sequence ATGGCTTGGTTTAAAAGACAGGAAAAAGGGATTACGACTGCGACTGAAGATAAGATGGACGTTCCGAAAGGATTGTGGTACAAATCTCCAACTGGAAAAATTATTGATGCTGACGAATTAGCCAGAAACTTATTTGTTAGCCCTGAAGATGATTTTCACGTTAGAATTGGAAGCGCAACCTATTTTGAAATTTTGTTCGACAATAATGATTTTGTTGAATTAGATAAAAACATGACATCAAAAGATCCTCTGCATTTTGTTGATACAAAAAAATATGCGGACAGATTGAAAGATGTAATGGAGAAAACTCACCTGAAAGACGCTGTGCGTACAGGAGTGGGAAAATCTAAAGGAAAAGAGCTTGTAATTTGCTGTATGGATTTTGCCTTTATTGGTGGATCTATGGGAGCTGTTGTTGGAGAAAAAATTGCCAGAGGTATTGATCACGCGATCAAAAACAAATTACCTTTTGTAATGATTTCTAAATCTGGTGGAGCTCGTATGATGGAAGCTGCTTATTCTTTAATGCAATTAGCAAAAACATCTGTAAAATTAGCTCAATTGGCTGAAGCAAAATTACCTTATATTTCGCTTTGTACTGATCCAACTACCGGAGGAACAACTGCATCTTACGCAATGTTAGGAGATATTAATATTTCTGAGCCTGGAGCTTTGATTGGTTTTGCCGGTCCTCGTGTTGTTCGCGATACTACAGGAAAAGATTTACCAGAAGGTTTTCAAACTGCCGAGTTTCTTTTAGAGCATGGTTTCCTTGACTTTATCACGCCTAGAAAAGAATTGAAAGACAAAATTAATTTGTACATCGATTTGATTCAAAATAATACAATTAGATAG